One Streptomyces sp. NBC_00690 genomic region harbors:
- a CDS encoding DNA/RNA helicase domain-containing protein encodes MAYLHNADTTGVADLLALEPDHHGRLFTHSTRDQLITYLQSRLSPAHGTAAADELLDSPLASSRPLLRATAEELLHTDRFVLLDQQQVAVSLVRRTVKKAREADSKEVLIVTGGPGSGKSVIALHLMHHLAHDHHTVVHATGSKSFTRTLHHAIGTDNPRVRKLFAYFMNFADTPKNGLDALICDEAHRIRAHSVRHRGVRQIDELLDAAGVPVFLLDGHQVVRPGEMGSRKVIDQAAAARGLRPRHIDLNGQFRNGGSRAYEQWVLRLLQLTDEPATEWADERTFHVRVVDSPQQMEDLLQAKEAQHLTARAASTPCRFCLVGASGESVFRRRR; translated from the coding sequence GTGGCCTACCTCCATAACGCCGATACCACCGGCGTGGCCGACCTGCTCGCCCTTGAACCCGACCACCACGGGCGTCTTTTCACGCACAGCACCCGCGATCAGCTGATCACCTATCTACAGTCGCGCCTCTCACCCGCCCACGGCACCGCAGCCGCCGACGAACTCCTCGACAGCCCCCTCGCATCCAGCCGTCCCCTGCTGCGCGCGACCGCGGAAGAGCTCCTGCACACCGACCGGTTCGTCCTGCTCGACCAACAGCAGGTCGCTGTCTCCCTGGTCCGTCGCACGGTCAAGAAGGCCCGCGAAGCGGACAGCAAAGAAGTCCTCATCGTCACCGGCGGCCCCGGCTCCGGCAAAAGCGTCATCGCCCTACACCTGATGCACCACCTCGCCCACGACCACCACACCGTGGTCCACGCCACCGGATCCAAGTCCTTCACCCGCACCCTCCACCACGCCATCGGCACCGACAACCCCCGCGTCCGCAAGCTCTTCGCCTACTTCATGAACTTCGCCGACACCCCCAAGAACGGACTGGACGCGCTGATCTGCGACGAGGCCCACCGCATCCGAGCCCACTCCGTCCGCCACCGCGGGGTACGCCAGATCGACGAACTCCTCGACGCGGCCGGCGTCCCTGTCTTTCTCCTGGACGGCCACCAAGTCGTACGCCCCGGCGAGATGGGCAGCCGCAAAGTGATCGACCAGGCCGCCGCCGCCCGAGGCCTGCGCCCACGCCACATCGACCTCAACGGCCAGTTTCGCAACGGCGGCAGCCGCGCCTACGAACAGTGGGTCCTGCGCCTGCTGCAGCTCACCGACGAGCCCGCCACCGAGTGGGCCGACGAGCGGACCTTCCACGTCCGAGTAGTCGACTCTCCCCAGCAGATGGAAGACCTCTTGCAGGCCAAGGAAGCGCAGCACCTCACCGCCCGGGCCGCAAGCACACCCTGCCGGTTTTGCTTGGTGGGGGCGTCTGGAGAGTCGGTGTTCAGACGCCGGAGATGA
- a CDS encoding endonuclease/exonuclease/phosphatase family protein — MGSLTRSPWRRRCRSRGGRLLVACSVAVAGLLAFPSSVPNTGLRLGSLLETFLPWLVLVVLVLGGLACWWRSAVVWCALLLPVVAWLVQFGGLLLPQSGAGYDITVLHHNVSDENPDPSGTARKLLKVQADLIALVEVTPSSFPTIAAVLAPDYPHHAAVGTVGLWSKLPLTNVQPVDIKPKAVETGWDRGLRATAGSEHGDIAVYVAHLPSLRLSVSDGFRSAWRDESASRLGAAIANEQVEKVILLGDLNSTVDDRGLHPLTSQLDPPRTGIAFSWPASFPLARIDQIMTRATIATRIWSLSPTPSDHLPVAARIRL, encoded by the coding sequence ATGGGTTCTCTGACACGATCCCCTTGGCGCCGGCGGTGTCGAAGCCGAGGGGGCAGGCTCCTTGTCGCTTGTTCCGTAGCCGTGGCCGGCTTGCTGGCCTTCCCTTCCTCCGTTCCTAACACCGGCCTTCGCCTGGGTAGTTTGTTGGAGACGTTTCTGCCCTGGCTGGTCCTGGTGGTCCTGGTGTTGGGGGGTTTGGCTTGCTGGTGGAGATCGGCTGTCGTGTGGTGCGCACTGCTGCTGCCCGTGGTGGCGTGGCTCGTCCAGTTCGGCGGTCTGCTGCTACCGCAATCGGGCGCGGGATACGACATCACGGTCCTGCACCACAATGTCAGCGACGAGAATCCGGATCCCTCAGGCACGGCACGGAAGCTGCTCAAGGTCCAGGCCGACCTCATCGCCCTTGTCGAGGTGACTCCCTCGTCGTTCCCGACGATCGCAGCCGTCTTGGCACCGGACTATCCGCATCATGCGGCCGTGGGAACGGTCGGGCTCTGGTCGAAGCTCCCTCTCACCAACGTGCAACCAGTGGACATCAAGCCCAAGGCCGTCGAGACCGGTTGGGATCGCGGTTTGCGTGCCACCGCCGGCTCAGAGCACGGTGACATAGCCGTGTACGTCGCCCACCTGCCCTCCCTCCGACTCAGCGTGAGCGACGGATTCCGCTCGGCCTGGCGAGACGAAAGCGCCTCCCGCCTGGGGGCGGCAATAGCCAACGAACAGGTGGAGAAGGTGATCCTCCTCGGCGACCTCAACAGCACCGTGGACGATCGTGGCCTCCACCCGCTCACCTCACAACTGGACCCACCCCGCACAGGCATCGCGTTCAGCTGGCCCGCCTCATTCCCTCTCGCGCGCATCGACCAGATCATGACCCGCGCAACCATCGCCACACGCATCTGGTCGCTCTCACCTACCCCCAGCGACCACCTACCCGTGGCCGCCCGCATCCGCCTCTGA
- a CDS encoding restriction endonuclease, which produces MGTGTAVLVALAVVGVAAVVGFLVRAGRREAEAEQARLAEQARAQALRSMEAVWAMNPLEFEEHVAELCRRDGCTEVRRVGAANDLGADVVGRLSDGRKLVVQCKRYAKHRTVGSPDLQRFNGTVRSEHGADVPLFVASCKFTKQARAFATRHDLVLVDVDLLGFWHSGTSLAALLDLDIGRSGTNRKLTPDN; this is translated from the coding sequence ATGGGGACGGGCACAGCAGTACTGGTGGCGTTAGCCGTCGTGGGTGTGGCTGCGGTGGTCGGTTTCCTGGTCCGGGCCGGACGCCGGGAGGCTGAGGCGGAGCAGGCCCGGCTGGCGGAGCAGGCACGAGCCCAAGCCCTGCGGTCGATGGAAGCGGTCTGGGCGATGAACCCGCTGGAGTTCGAGGAGCACGTCGCGGAACTCTGCCGCCGAGACGGATGCACTGAGGTGCGCCGGGTCGGCGCCGCGAACGACCTGGGCGCCGACGTGGTGGGCCGCCTTTCGGACGGTCGAAAGCTAGTGGTGCAGTGCAAGCGCTACGCGAAGCACCGCACCGTCGGTAGTCCCGACCTGCAGCGGTTCAACGGCACTGTCCGCAGCGAACACGGAGCGGATGTCCCTCTCTTCGTCGCATCCTGCAAATTCACCAAACAAGCTCGTGCCTTCGCTACCCGCCACGATCTGGTCCTCGTCGACGTCGACCTCCTCGGCTTCTGGCACAGCGGCACCAGCCTGGCTGCACTCCTTGACCTGGACATCGGCCGGTCCGGGACGAACCGAAAGCTGACTCCGGACAACTGA
- a CDS encoding ParA family protein: MTVPYSPQDREKVVAKLPAPIRQELKVRCAQLGVDIKDAVTEGIAAWRTTESALPAVDTAGGTSFSTYLPTGTYAGFKDDCKKRNLSYNQGLAQSIRLWLDTHAIPNPVPRSLGARRIIMGNQKGGVGKTAVSAGVAQALAERGHRVCLIDFDPQGHLTRQLGYDMFDIEAPSLAKHMLGEATGKIGDLLVPIEEGVFGGRLFLLPACRDAFLLDAKLATTRHVRIKETALEKALESLESVFDYIVVDCPPSLGYAMDTALYYCRLRENEPAGSSGILIPVLAEDSSADAFDMLLDQIEDLTTDLAVEISLLGFIVNMYDSRKGYVATSSLDQWKSIGDPPVITIIPELKHQREAVRLKQPLLHYAPDCEQADAMREVARRIAS, from the coding sequence ATGACCGTCCCGTACTCACCCCAGGACAGGGAAAAGGTAGTAGCTAAGCTCCCGGCTCCCATTCGGCAGGAACTCAAGGTCCGCTGTGCCCAGTTGGGCGTCGATATCAAAGACGCCGTCACCGAGGGCATCGCTGCATGGCGCACGACGGAGAGCGCGCTTCCCGCTGTCGACACAGCCGGCGGTACGAGCTTCTCCACCTACCTGCCGACCGGCACCTATGCCGGCTTCAAGGATGACTGCAAGAAGCGCAATCTCTCCTACAACCAGGGCCTCGCGCAGTCCATCCGGCTGTGGCTGGACACTCACGCCATCCCCAACCCGGTCCCCCGGTCCCTCGGTGCGCGGCGCATCATCATGGGGAACCAGAAGGGCGGGGTGGGGAAGACGGCCGTATCGGCGGGCGTCGCCCAAGCGCTGGCCGAACGAGGGCACAGGGTCTGCCTGATCGACTTCGACCCTCAGGGCCATCTGACCCGGCAACTCGGCTACGACATGTTCGACATCGAAGCCCCCAGCCTCGCCAAGCACATGCTGGGTGAAGCAACGGGCAAGATCGGTGACCTTCTCGTCCCGATAGAGGAAGGCGTCTTCGGCGGCAGGCTCTTCCTTCTTCCAGCGTGCCGCGACGCCTTCCTCCTGGACGCGAAGCTGGCCACCACCCGCCATGTACGCATCAAGGAAACAGCCCTGGAGAAGGCGCTGGAAAGCCTGGAGAGCGTCTTCGACTACATCGTCGTCGACTGCCCGCCCAGCCTCGGCTACGCCATGGACACAGCCCTCTATTACTGCCGTCTGCGGGAGAACGAACCTGCGGGCAGTTCAGGCATCTTGATCCCCGTCCTGGCTGAGGACTCCTCGGCCGACGCGTTCGACATGCTGCTGGATCAGATCGAGGACCTCACCACCGACCTCGCCGTCGAGATCAGCCTCCTCGGCTTCATCGTCAACATGTACGACAGCCGCAAAGGCTACGTGGCGACGTCCTCTCTCGACCAGTGGAAGAGCATCGGCGATCCCCCGGTCATCACCATCATTCCCGAACTCAAGCACCAGAGAGAAGCAGTGCGACTCAAGCAACCCCTACTGCACTACGCACCCGATTGCGAGCAGGCTGACGCCATGCGCGAGGTAGCACGGAGGATCGCATCGTGA
- a CDS encoding ParB/RepB/Spo0J family partition protein, which yields MSTVGDRLGSGTSFGRASRASGLSARGRAKAVAQGDVPAYELVRLLLDQVCPTPLNPRRNFGSEEEMTRFGEELRQAQLAACVVVSRDAYLALWPDHATGIGDAEHVLVNGERRFRSARHVGLESLDFVVRNDLASTREDFVNHLLKENLEREDFDVIERARGVRELVRVCAEQSESGARTQAAKRLGRDRSWVTNQLALLQLPDEIQSMLSSGDVPERDGRLLARRQKEMPDADSATLLAHLKEVRAAEAREREEAKAILKAAKNRGAADSSPPVVLSADNTTIPLPAQLPATEVLSADNKSHSPAKEAETLSADNTPAASSKPATPPALALSAPAPSSGKTREAKEGRASSIAHRPAEEAETEDLWGDPERACQHIVAKMTSAHRRRLTALLFRYNTEEADSVAVNGDKDV from the coding sequence GTGAGCACTGTTGGCGACCGCCTGGGCAGCGGTACTTCGTTCGGCCGTGCGTCACGAGCATCGGGGCTCAGCGCTCGGGGTCGCGCCAAGGCCGTGGCCCAGGGCGACGTACCGGCCTACGAGTTGGTCCGGCTCTTGCTGGACCAGGTGTGCCCGACCCCGTTGAACCCGCGGCGGAACTTCGGATCCGAGGAGGAGATGACTCGGTTCGGAGAGGAACTGCGCCAAGCACAGTTGGCAGCGTGCGTGGTCGTCTCACGAGACGCCTATCTCGCGCTCTGGCCCGATCACGCAACGGGTATCGGAGACGCTGAGCACGTACTGGTCAATGGTGAGCGCCGGTTCCGCAGTGCGAGGCATGTCGGTCTGGAGTCACTGGACTTCGTCGTCCGGAACGATCTCGCGTCGACGCGTGAAGACTTCGTCAACCATCTCCTGAAGGAGAACCTGGAGCGCGAGGACTTCGACGTCATCGAGCGGGCGCGAGGTGTACGCGAACTGGTCCGGGTCTGTGCAGAGCAGTCGGAGTCAGGAGCGCGTACACAGGCGGCCAAGCGGCTCGGTCGTGACCGTTCGTGGGTGACCAATCAGTTGGCCTTGCTGCAGCTGCCGGACGAGATCCAGTCGATGCTCAGCAGTGGTGACGTCCCGGAGCGCGATGGTCGGCTTCTGGCCCGGCGCCAGAAGGAGATGCCCGACGCAGACTCCGCGACTCTGCTAGCCCACCTCAAGGAGGTCCGTGCCGCGGAGGCCCGGGAGCGGGAAGAAGCAAAGGCCATACTGAAGGCCGCCAAGAACCGGGGCGCCGCTGACAGTAGCCCCCCGGTCGTGTTGTCCGCGGACAACACGACCATCCCGCTGCCCGCTCAGCTTCCGGCTACCGAGGTGTTGTCCGCGGACAACAAGAGCCATTCCCCCGCCAAAGAAGCCGAGACGTTGTCCGCGGACAACACTCCTGCCGCTTCCTCCAAGCCGGCCACTCCCCCGGCCCTGGCCCTCTCAGCTCCAGCACCGTCGTCGGGAAAGACCCGCGAGGCAAAGGAGGGGCGTGCGTCGAGCATTGCCCACCGGCCCGCGGAGGAAGCTGAGACAGAGGATCTGTGGGGTGATCCAGAGCGCGCTTGCCAGCACATCGTGGCGAAGATGACGAGCGCTCACCGGCGGCGTCTGACAGCCTTGCTCTTCCGCTACAACACAGAGGAAGCCGACTCGGTAGCGGTGAATGGGGACAAGGACGTCTGA
- a CDS encoding phosphotransferase: MTSVPWSTHAVELRSDTVIKKFRREKREECVREWRALKLLMEYAPGLAPLPYSADLDAMDPEAVMSRLPGRPLRGQPLSDQQLKALAAALSELYAAVPADALADIPIRLRQQQGLINQIHAWVPLIPRHVSGEVRQAMHSGLEWLACSGLDRIGTPDVPMVFGPGDGNLANYLWDGTRVRVVDFEDSGISDRPFELAEITEHIASWKGPSLNVEALLDLINLNPAERARLPECRRLLALVWLFLVSFDDPQHPRNPPGTPERQAARLARLLT, encoded by the coding sequence ATGACTTCCGTTCCATGGAGTACCCACGCTGTCGAACTCCGGTCGGACACCGTGATCAAGAAATTCCGGCGCGAGAAGCGGGAAGAGTGCGTGCGGGAGTGGCGTGCCCTGAAGTTGCTCATGGAGTACGCACCGGGCCTGGCCCCTCTGCCTTACAGCGCTGACCTTGACGCGATGGATCCAGAAGCAGTGATGTCGCGCCTGCCGGGTAGACCGCTGCGGGGCCAGCCGCTCAGCGATCAGCAACTCAAAGCTCTGGCCGCAGCATTGAGCGAGCTGTATGCCGCCGTTCCTGCCGATGCATTGGCTGACATTCCCATCCGGCTTCGCCAGCAGCAGGGACTCATCAACCAGATCCACGCCTGGGTACCGCTCATTCCCCGGCACGTCAGCGGTGAGGTACGTCAGGCCATGCACAGCGGCCTTGAATGGCTGGCCTGTTCCGGCCTGGACCGTATCGGGACACCAGATGTTCCGATGGTCTTCGGTCCAGGGGACGGCAACCTTGCCAACTATCTGTGGGACGGCACCCGCGTGAGGGTCGTCGACTTCGAAGACTCAGGCATCAGTGACCGGCCCTTCGAGCTAGCGGAGATCACCGAGCACATAGCCAGCTGGAAAGGCCCGTCTCTCAACGTGGAGGCGCTCCTCGATCTGATCAACCTGAACCCCGCCGAACGCGCACGCCTACCGGAATGCCGCAGACTACTGGCGCTCGTCTGGCTGTTCCTCGTGTCCTTCGACGACCCCCAGCATCCTCGCAATCCGCCAGGAACACCTGAACGTCAAGCCGCCCGACTGGCCAGACTGCTCACCTAG
- a CDS encoding DUF742 domain-containing protein, giving the protein MLLRGWLDAAGMRVDDLLDLWGPDHFTDGRVPAKSTVSQRLAGVGLRQDFIEAVADACSRDATGRAQLLQEVKDLKERCVSGEFISGPAREESASELVRVQQRSLELSDKLMRAMERAAELEQERSSANHLVLLLLTMVDGLQRNISALTRERDRLRTSVPEQTAQMRERLRRSEQQRTTAESELERARSERHKADRLAETAAEQVRALTQELELLRGKRASASGVPPTHYREVFDTPADDIDVALLKAARHLDDGADRLERLADELHLDNPSTSGNFSNNSDEAVARATVEEIESRLAEGVDIADFLSKTAHELRPMDVLVTVDALRNVGHDAEADLLLIAAGTVRSPTDMPFLIAQLRTDERHGDAGQLITAVGRSRDTDEVLLVVSSLREAGSESDAYQVLAAVGRIRLLAEVPPILAAANHQDADWILKIALRERPRHDIAYLHRALKALGTATEHLLHHTADAHQRSQEANQPADPASWSSAAMSDDEHEGEESDADTLFGTHLTQRPPLPRRPRLKHGPEAREVFPPLTADLLPVDSIVTTTDDDSRIPTLPPDVQRICRLCREPRTIIEIAKELNYPLTVTLILVRDLADAGAVSVSEPEQPKTRRRWGSMYAAAGLDGASPGSS; this is encoded by the coding sequence GTGCTGTTACGCGGCTGGCTGGATGCGGCTGGCATGCGCGTGGACGATCTCTTGGATTTGTGGGGGCCGGACCATTTCACCGATGGCCGCGTACCAGCGAAGTCGACGGTGTCTCAGCGGTTGGCGGGAGTGGGTCTGCGCCAGGACTTCATCGAGGCCGTAGCCGACGCATGCTCGCGCGACGCCACTGGCCGCGCGCAGCTCCTCCAGGAGGTGAAGGATCTCAAGGAGCGATGCGTATCGGGGGAGTTCATCAGCGGGCCCGCGAGAGAGGAGTCTGCCTCGGAGCTGGTGCGGGTGCAGCAGCGGTCTCTGGAACTGTCGGACAAGCTGATGCGCGCGATGGAGCGCGCCGCCGAGTTGGAGCAGGAGCGAAGTAGTGCGAACCACTTGGTGTTGTTGCTGCTGACGATGGTGGACGGGCTGCAGAGGAATATCTCTGCTTTGACGCGGGAGCGCGATCGTTTGCGCACCTCAGTGCCGGAGCAGACCGCGCAGATGCGAGAGCGCCTCAGGCGTAGTGAACAACAGCGGACAACTGCGGAGTCCGAGTTGGAGCGAGCTCGCAGCGAACGTCATAAAGCCGACCGGCTCGCCGAGACAGCAGCCGAGCAAGTACGCGCTCTGACACAAGAACTCGAGCTGCTGCGGGGCAAGAGGGCCAGCGCTTCCGGGGTGCCTCCCACTCACTACCGAGAGGTCTTCGACACTCCTGCCGACGACATCGACGTTGCCCTACTCAAGGCTGCCCGGCATCTGGACGATGGTGCGGATCGTCTGGAGCGACTGGCTGATGAACTACACCTGGACAACCCTTCCACCAGTGGGAACTTCTCGAACAACTCGGACGAGGCTGTCGCCCGCGCGACGGTAGAAGAGATCGAGTCCCGGCTGGCAGAGGGCGTCGACATTGCAGACTTCCTGTCCAAGACCGCACACGAACTGCGGCCTATGGACGTGCTGGTCACGGTCGATGCGCTGCGGAACGTCGGTCACGATGCGGAAGCCGACCTACTTCTCATCGCCGCAGGGACTGTACGCAGTCCTACTGACATGCCCTTCCTCATAGCCCAGCTGCGGACAGACGAGCGCCACGGCGACGCGGGACAGCTCATCACAGCGGTAGGGCGCTCACGGGACACTGACGAAGTCCTGCTCGTCGTGTCCTCGCTCCGCGAGGCAGGCAGCGAATCCGATGCCTACCAGGTACTGGCGGCGGTGGGACGTATCCGACTCTTGGCCGAAGTACCGCCGATCTTGGCCGCAGCCAATCACCAAGACGCTGACTGGATTCTCAAAATCGCCCTGAGGGAACGCCCCCGCCACGACATCGCGTACCTGCATAGGGCCCTTAAGGCGCTGGGCACAGCAACCGAGCATCTTCTGCACCACACCGCCGATGCTCACCAACGCAGCCAAGAGGCCAACCAACCAGCCGACCCGGCATCCTGGTCCAGCGCGGCAATGTCCGACGACGAACATGAGGGAGAGGAATCCGACGCGGACACCCTCTTCGGAACCCACCTCACGCAGAGACCGCCCCTACCTCGCCGCCCCCGGCTTAAGCACGGGCCCGAGGCACGAGAGGTCTTCCCCCCGCTGACCGCAGACCTTCTACCTGTCGATTCCATCGTCACCACTACAGACGACGACAGCAGGATTCCCACCTTGCCTCCGGACGTGCAACGCATCTGTCGTCTCTGCAGAGAACCAAGAACGATCATCGAGATTGCGAAGGAACTGAACTATCCGCTCACCGTCACGCTCATCCTCGTCAGAGACCTTGCCGACGCCGGAGCCGTCAGTGTCAGCGAACCGGAGCAACCAAAAACCAGGCGGCGCTGGGGAAGCATGTACGCGGCCGCGGGGCTTGATGGTGCCAGCCCAGGTTCGTCGTGA